The window ATGAGGCGGAGGATTAAGAGGTGAAGATGAAGAAGCCGCGGCAGATTGCGATATATGGTAAAGGTGGAATAGGTAAATCCACAATCTCTTCGAACCTTGCAGCAGCCTGTGCCATGCGTGGACTGAAGGTTATGCTGCTTGGGTGTGATCCAAAAGCAGACTGCACTCGCAATCTGAGGGGAGACCTGGAGATACCAACGGTGCTTGATGTTCTGCGAGAGCGCGAGAAGACCGGTGGAGAGATTGATGTTGATGAGATCGTTTATCGTGGGTACAACGGTGTTCTCTGTGTCGAGGCAGGAGGTCCTGAGCCTGCGGTTGGGTGTGCTGGAAGGGGGATTATTGTTGCGGTTGAACTCCTGAAGCGGCTTGGGGTCTATGATCAGGATCTTGATCTTATCATCTATGATGTACTCGGCGATGTTGTATGCGGGGGTTTTGGGATGCCACTCAGGCAGGGACTCGCAGACCACGTCTTTGTTGTCACATCAGCAGACTATCTCGCGATATATGCCGCAAATAATATCTGTAAAGGTATTCAGCGTCATGCAGGGAGGAATGGATCGCCGCTTAGCGGCATTATATACAACGTGCGAGGTGTGATCGATGACCCTGGACTTGTCAAAGAGTTTGCAGAGCGCGTTGGATCATCTGTGGTGGGAGCGATCCCCTTTGATCCACTGATCACAGAGAGCGAACTCTATGGTAGAACTGTCATCGAGTCAGATCCAGATTCTATGATTGCAGGCCGCTTCAGAGAACTTGCAGAGACAATTCTTACAATTGAAAAAGGTATAACGCCACACGCACTATCACAGGAAGATCTGAGTGATTTTGCACAGAAAATACGGGAGATGGCAGGTAAGCGAAAGCCTACGAGGTGAAACTATTTTATCAGAACTGCATTTATAACGCCATCCTGCCCGG of the Candidatus Syntrophoarchaeum caldarius genome contains:
- a CDS encoding NifH/frxC; translated protein: MKMKKPRQIAIYGKGGIGKSTISSNLAAACAMRGLKVMLLGCDPKADCTRNLRGDLEIPTVLDVLREREKTGGEIDVDEIVYRGYNGVLCVEAGGPEPAVGCAGRGIIVAVELLKRLGVYDQDLDLIIYDVLGDVVCGGFGMPLRQGLADHVFVVTSADYLAIYAANNICKGIQRHAGRNGSPLSGIIYNVRGVIDDPGLVKEFAERVGSSVVGAIPFDPLITESELYGRTVIESDPDSMIAGRFRELAETILTIEKGITPHALSQEDLSDFAQKIREMAGKRKPTR